The sequence ttcaataacttgaaaattgctttgatgctaatggtgtgtgaaaacggctattgtcatcctctaataaagtttcaatgattgaaataagagtttagaatacttaatcATCATAGGAGTATAAACATATTGtccattcttgcatgtatgtgatccatgaccggaattaaagtatgcataccctatgcatacttgaagttgtgaaattccgtgtaccaagtacacataccggtacgcatacttgcgtaaggtataggtcaggaaatttctgctgggatttggaaatgtactaagtatgcatactcatttgcatactggcaaaccaaactcagaccggctacttaagtatgcgtacccgttttcatacttgagtggttaaagttctaaaatcaattggctcatgaactaatactttTGTATATTAAGGAAttaattctttgcaaaccgtggctataattttcatgaattgattcgagtgaatcaaaccgttttttcttcaattgtgttcttgtatacttctatgagaatatagcaattgaacaactctataactagtttcatttgagtcatttgaactagtaatggttaagatgaataaggttgatatgagagtattcacATGGCTAacgttggttaactattattgagccaacatggtgtacacgtttaggtacagttacataaacctacaTGAGGGTACAttacatttgtgtataacaagctatgttcgatctaacggttgaaagatattagcttgaatctaatcaagttttcacctaacggtgaatattaaatgctttgttaccaaggtaacttagattgcaaaccctgatttgaaaactatataaatgagaactctagcaactaggaaaactaatccccacaccttctgtgtgatactagttgcataagctaaagtcgattctcctttaaccttaggtttttcatgaaaccctgtaggttaacgacttgaagacttcattggaattgtgaagacaaacccaactattttctctatagttgcatgatctgatcttgttgtttctatcgtgtttgagtacgatTTTCTTAAAGATCGGCTCGAGATTTAATgtttgataggcaagataaaaagtagtcacaaacatcttcgtctcatcatttgtgattgcacaatatcttgtttctctatcatacgattaagatcattgtgaggtgattgatatttctaggctgttcttcgggaatataagtccggtatatcaattggttcttgttcgccttgatttatcaaaagatgaaacaaaactcataggtatttctgtgggagacggatttatctattcctatagacttttttgtgtgagacagatttgtttatcaagtcttcgactttgggtcatagcaactcttgtttgtgtgtgagatcagctaagggaatcaagtgcatactATCTTGATGGGATCAgcgacgtaaggagcgcaactgtaccttgaatcaatgtgagattgattagggttcaactacactccagtccgaagttcattggtagtaggatagtgtctgtagcggcttaatacagtttgatgttcaaatctggactaggtcccgaggtttttctgcatttgcggtttcctcattaacaaaattctggtgtctgtgttatttcttttccgcattatatttttttatataattgaaatatcacaggttgtgcgttgaatagatcaattgggaaatccaacctttggttgttgattgatccttgaacattggtttttggtaccattcaagttatttatcttatattcaatcgggctcacaaatttctatttgttgattgcaaattgaattgagaaatagagatacaaaactctttgatatacttttttctagattttgtataactgtctagtttattctcttgaaagtatattggagtttgtctattcagattgccaaatgaattgttgggtgtggttgttagactcccgctttttcaacaccGTCAACCAGATCTACCTTCTTTTGAACAGTGTagcctttttcttgagccaagaaaaaaaaaatcattgcattacttgtctatctATCCATTCATTCATTTTAATTGTCTCAATCGCATTGTAAATGGTGAACAAATATAATAAGTTATCCTCCTTTAGTAAGCAAAGTATATTAAGTGGTGAAATACCAATTTTCCTAAATTTagctattttttccatttcttgaggagtgagccttgcggccatGTAATGTCCTTCAATATGTTcgggacgagggtggttatgacgaccttcCACAACCTTTGGTAGAACCCATCCCTTCACTTTTTTCTCTTgttaaatactagcttgaacgggTAATTATTTTTCTTTGAGCAAGTTGTGTTTTCCTTCTTGTCTTTCCTTTATACACATAACCCTTCttcttgtgactaacatcgggatttccacttctctcacaaaccatttcaaagcaagtttggctttcttttccattcaaaactaatACGCACGTAACTTTCttggcatgttctctagcccaattcttcgctTCAATAGGAATGTCGAATACCTACACTTAGAGAAATATGAtgttacaaaaatatatacagaCTTCTAAATAATGAACTACACGTAAATTGTTCTTCAACCTACCAAGTCATTAGCATAGTGATGGGATGTATCGTCGTACAACACATCAACGGGAGAAGGTTGATTATCCATTGCTATAGGTTGGCATTCAATCTACGAGAAATGGAACAACATcaattgcaatcacaaataaatAATACAAATAAGTTCGGCAATAAGATAATTTTGTCGACAAAACCAAACACAAAGTTCAGTTGGGAAAGCAATTTTGCAAAACAACCGAAGTTAACACTCGGGTTTTAAACTAATTTTATATGTAAAGTTCGTCTAGGAAATTAGTTTAGGTAAATTTTATGAACCAACCAAACATTTAGCTCCTGAGTTCGACGAGGAATCGACTGAACCGAACATAACTCTGTATATCCTACAAAAAATGTTTGGATCAACATTGTTGAATCTGTTAACCGAATTaatcaaaacctccattaaaaggGAGTTCAACTACCTGCATGTTTGGAAAAAGTAGCCGAAACTACACTTCCATAtgtgttcggctacctgttcttcacataagggaACCGAAATTTCTCGACCTAACCGAAATCTACTttaaaattttacatttttaggaaAGTTTGGACCAATTCAACTAGATCTTCACATGGGTCGGGTGGTTCGGGTTTCATCTAAAATCAACTACCAACCCGCTAGTACATCGGATTTACATTTTTAAACCAACCTCGTCCGCCTAATTTTCGGTTCGGGTTttgacccgcccgctacgggtggGTCAGTTTCTGGTTGAAACCCGCATTAACCCGGTTGTCAGTTAATCCCATATATTTGGGCAATGTTGTCAAGAATGAATTCCAACGTAGTGTAATGAGAAAGGTAAATGAAGCAACCATTTATTCCCTATTGGAAACAACACTTCTACAACACAATTTTACTATAATTTGCATGAACGACAACAAGCTCCAAGAATTAAGAATAAATTTATCATTTCATAATGGACAGTGGAGTACCCTCAGCACCTCATACCATGGAAATTGACCAACTGGAGCATTAATTATGCTGCCACTATAGTCGCTGCTTCTGTCTTGCGTTTGGAGAATTATCATCAGTGTTTCTTAGCTCTTGTAGTTTGTTCTacttttattgtttttttattaGAATTATCATCAGTAGGATTCATTCTCCACTATCCATTAACTTTCTATCAAGGTGGGTTCGGGCGGCTTTTAAATCATAACCAACGACCAATCCAACTATATCGAGTTTTTATATTCATACCCAACTACCAATCCACTACGTGCTTGTTCAATTTAAAAATTCACGGGTTCATCGGCTACATGCAGGTTCGAGTAAGAGGGTCGGGTCTTGTGGAACTctaaattcaaccaacattatttaagtttgaagcatacacgagtacccaaatactcttcctccggttgtggttagTAAAAtctatcattttcatcttgagattagGTTTGGGAAAgaatacattcaccatctaaCAAACAACTCATATCTGGGTCGTTGTGAAGATTAACGAATACTTTAGGAaaggaaggagatgaagattcgGATGAGCTATCATCACTTGAATCACTCAGTTCATGTTCACCAAACTTAAAATatgttttttctccatcttcttcttcttctagtattACTTTACTctttcaataattctacttcttataaaaaaaataaaaaaaaccatcTAATCTCATTAATTATCTTAACTagatcattacactaactaatcattacagaAAATTAATCAGAAAGATAATTTCGGTATTAATATAAACATGAGTGACTTAggtttacttctaaatgtcttacccaaaataaaaaaaacgtGCCCGAAAAaagcatggtccccaaaaaaaattgTTCAAAATAAAACCTAAGCTAATGGGCTTTGTCTTGGGCTTACTAACATAACcattgttgggttttagctcatttCGCGTGAAGGTTATGAATCTTATGATCTAGAATCAACAATGAATCAATGATTCAACATTATCTTTCATCTCTCCCTGGGGCTGGCCGCTGGAGGAAACACACTGAGGCAGAGAAAAGAATTGGGGATAGTCCTTTTTCTACTTGATCGATTCGGTTAGTTCTTATCTCTCTTTATAATCTTGCGTTGTCTTGATGGCTTCATCTTTAATCACATCATCTTTCTCCCGCCTTTCGCTCTTCCAGTATCCCACCAAAAACCCATTATTTTCGACCCCTTGTAACATTAACCATAAAATAAAGGTCTCTTTCTCGCTTTTTCTCTTTCTTGCTTGTTGTAATCCAACTGATAATTCTCATTATTTTGTTTATCTGAAAGTGGTTTCTGCAGAATTTGAATAGGTTTCGATCAGTTTGCTCGTCAATGGCGTCTGGGCCGAAAGAATCTCCTTCAAACAATCCGGGTCTTCATTCAACTCCAGATGAAGCTACTAAAGGATACTTTATGCAACAAACTGTAAATTCCCTCACCATGTTATATGCATTTTCAGTTGCAAAATTTACCTTATATTTCAGTAAAATTGATGATTTTAATTTGGGTTCTTTTGCTTCAGATGTTTAGAATTAAAGATCCCAAAATCAGCCTTGATTTCTACTCACGTGTGTTGGGAATGTCGTAAGTTAATCTTTTCTTCCAGTTTAGTGTTCCAAGGTTAGTAGATGAGAGAATCAATGCTTACTTCATTGTTtaatttttcgattcttttaggTTACTCAAAAGATTGGATTTTCCTGAAATGAAGTTTAGCTTGTACTTTATGGGATATGAGGTAAATACGGTAAATTGTTTACAATGAGTTGCTATTTGCAACTATAATCTATTTGCAATTGTGTAATATTGTCAACCTTTCTGGTTCAGAAAGTAGAGACGGCTCCAACTGATCCCTCGCAACGAACAGTGTGGACATTCGGTCAGAAGGCTACTATTGAGCTTACACAGTAAGAGGGGAATTCTTTTCTCATCTTTGCagttatataaaacaaaaaagaattaTCTTATTTTGGTAAACAATCTTACAATCTTTTTCATACAGTAATTGGGGTACTGAAAGTGATCCAGAGTTTAAAGGATACCACAATGGGAATTCTGATCCTCGTGGCTTTGGTATGCATCTCTCAAATGTTTGATTACATAGTTAAAGCTAAACATTGTTATTCTGAGAGTAGGTCATGTTTCTGTTATCTGAATGCTTTTAGTGCTAGTAGTTTGATCTGTGAAAAGTTGGCGACTAAGATCACGGGTATTAAGATTTATAAGAAAGAAAAGGTTAACACTGTGAGAAGTTTTGGAAAATAATCGAAACTATCAATGGCTGCGTTTAACTAATTTTTAGCGGGTGTAATCAGGTTAATCTTGTAGGTCAAGTATCAAAATGGTAATTGATTTGCTAGATTTGTATAACATGTTTATTATATTTAAAACCTGACTGTGTACAATTTTCTATGTCTCATTTGTAGTTTTTGGTAGACGAGTGTCAATGTTAACTAATTGATCTTGATTTTGCAGGCCATATAGGTATCACTGTTGATGACACATACAAGGCATGCGAGAGATTTGAGAGTCTTGGAGTGGAGTTTGTGAAAAAACCCGATGACGGTAACTTCTTGTgtcaattgaattagtaaacctaaACAACATGCAGCAACGTTTTCTTTACACACTTACACTCTCTTCTGTTTCTGACTTTCCTTCACTCCGACTGTTGTACATTTGATCTTCACTCCCAGTGTTGTATATTTGATACGTGTCCTTTGTTGTTAAACTTTTGTTTCCCTTACTGATAGAGATTTGCTTATAAAATATTTTACATCCATTGATCTGACTGCAGGAAAAATGGAAGGGATTGCATTCATTAAGGATCCTGATGGCTACTGGATTGAGATCTTTGACCTTAAAAGCATTGGCAATGTAGCCACTGCTGCTGCCTGAGCAAAAGGTCAGCCTAAACTTAGATGGGAAATTTTCgttattttatcattttttttttatcttttcaatttcTTTATATCGGATTCTTTATATCGCCAGGGCATATCTATCTCCACTTGGTACAAGTGTATAACCTGTGCCACTCTGCAGACACAACTAAAACTGGCTAATTTAGTGTACACTCGTGTTAACATATTTAAAAGAGACGTGATATTCTGATATAAGTTAGCTCCTTCTTAATACCCAAATGCCACATTCTACTTGTTTTGTATGATGTGGCTGATGGCTGATGACGACATGACATTGGCACCACGTATATTTTTCGTGGAGACTAGGAAGTTTACTCGACTTCTCTGCTATAATACAATCATCATAGAATAGGGCATGAAACCCAACTTTTTAGCTTGTTGGCTCCCATCGTAAATGCTCCATCCACATGGGTGCCTGAATTTTGGTCCTTCACGTGTGAAAATGCACCTCAGTCTTGGATCCTGATTACTTAATATAACATTGTTGAATTTTCATATTGCACTCAAGGAAGCATATATTATTATTGTTTAGGATATTGGACTCATTCTTACGAACTGTCTTTTGAGAAAATTAAGCCATGGTTGTTATGTTGCAGGACATTCATGTTGGGTCCTGTTGTGCGTGGCTGGGGTTTACCATGCCTCACTAGGTTTATTATTATCACAGTGAAAGAGTTAACTTGAAGatgagaataaaaaaaaagaacctTTACTAaattttcttctatttttctgcATCTTCTAAAAATGAAGATTTTCAGTGGGTTAGTATTGGTAATTGGTTGTTGAATAATACTCCGTAGGATGGATACAGTTTGCTAAAAGATACTGGTAAATAAATAATCTATTATTCTGAAAGTAATTCTATGGTTCTCTCTGGTATTAACAAACGCCGCCAAATTGTCCGTACACTCATGCTGCTCATACAGTCATACTCTCGCACCATTATGTATACTGTTAGCAGTTCAGAAAGTTACATATATTTGTGTGTTCTCACGTGTCCACTTCCAAGCTGATATAATACATCTTTCTCGGTATCAACTCTCCAAGTTGATCTAATTGTTTTGGTaccaacaatgattgttgatcctttGCATCCATATCAACAATGACTGTTGATCCTTTACGTActctgttttagtttacttgttaTTCAAGTatttactttcctagtttaggttgaactccttttcttttcttttaattggttcatgtgaacctatttaaaggctatGCCTTCTTGTTTAGAGGATGCATCTTATTACCAATTTTTTAATTATCAATTACAATTTACTATCTTGATTGTTTTCAAGCAGATTTATCTAAGTATTTGACGAAACTTAAACTCTCTTCGCATTCCTAGCAACTAGTTTGCTTTCACTCTTATCTTTGCTAAATTAGTTGGTACCACAACCAAAGATTTTAGATTCTCATCTAAAGTCCGATCCTTAAACCGCTTCCGCAAACTCAAACCCTTTTTTTTTCCGTCAACTTTtacttttcttctttagaaaattTTCAACGGCAGACAAACCACTCACGAAGGCAGATATTGTTGAACTTGTAAGTGACGTAGCAACAAAACTTGAAACTAGTCTCTCTAAGAAATTTGAGACAAGTGTCAAGTCTCTTACAAATAATTTTGAAAAGAAGCTTGGAAGGATTGACGACTTCGAGAAGAAGTTAGAAACACATGCATGTTACATGATCATGATAGCCAGAGATGTAGGAATGGATGACAAAGGGATGCATGGGTTATTTGATGatacgaaagaaaagaaggacgaAACGAAGggagcaaagaaagaagaaaagaaaacaggTGAAACTGAAGAAGCTAGGCAATCTTTCTTTCAGAGGACTGATATTCCTGATTGGGTTTTATGTGAGCTTCAACAAAAAGCAGTATGAAAGTTTTATTAACAGTCCTTTTAAAAAAACAGCAACCGTGAATCTCGATAATGATGCAGATGACAAGgtagaagaagatcaagaaaaaTGGTGGATTAAGGATAGAAGATTGAAGTCTAGCATGAATCCTTATGAAACCTTGCCAGTATATAAATTGAAAGTTGATATACCCAACTTTCATGGAGGTTTCCACATAGAAGATTTGATGGATTGGTTTTACGAAGTAGAATCGTTTTTCAACTTCATGGAAGTACCTGATTCTTTTAAAGTGAAACTGGTAGCATATAAACATAAAGGTAGAGGTGCAGCTTGGTGGGAAAAACTCTATGAAGATCGAATTAAGTATGGTAAGCCTCCTATACGTACTTGGAATAACATAAGAAATTTACTAAGAGATAAGTTTTTACCTAGAGATTTTAGACAACAACTATTTGTTAAACTTCAAAATTGTCGACAAGGAGCTAGACTTGTTGAAGAGTATGTAGCTGAATTTTACAGTTTAGTTGCACGTAACCAATTGAAtgaatctgaagaacagttagttgcacGTTTTATAGAGGGTTAAACAGACTTATTCAGAAAGGAATGACTCGATCCTTATACACGAGGGTTGAGGCTATTCAACAATCTATCAATATAGAGAGATGCGTGCAAAAAAATTCCAGTCAAACATCAACACGACAAAATCGTTACCGAAGTTATAAAAGGGGTGCAAAACCATATAACTCTTCTTATGGTAACCAAGATGGTAATTACCATCCCCAAGAAAAGAGTTATGGTCGACCCATCCAACAACCACAGGAGACCAATTTTACTTCCAACCAAACACCTCTTCCTGCAGACAATTCACCACTAATGAATATTTCATCTGCTAAGCCACCTCAGACTACACATCAAGGAGATGTTACTCTAAATACTAgaagtaattgttagagcactgctcagtcgaactcgcaagtgttgctatatcaagcttgtttgtcaagtttagttgccaaaactataagtcttgatttctagtctacttatagctaagtcttggattaggatagaaagtgtagttgagcattagacttcacggcgttcatcgactgaagacaaagaactactaaggggagcttgtggaatgtcatcaacaaaaggtatgtggagacctgaactcatttatcactcaaaagtctatctactctatctcctatttgagacaaaagtcgtatatatagacttcaattatgcacatttgatatttcgagctgagtttaactcgcttacatatttctcgaaatgtgtgttggtaagctttcgctttaaccaagttcatcttatattcttgacgaaagtcaaaagatgatcatgtgaaaatcgccttgtaacatcttacatgatttgtgtgagacaatcatttgatgtagactcggaatgtttcgtattgatcgttcgatcacttgaaaatttctttgaagctaatagtttgtgtgagacagctattgtcgtcttccgagaatgtttcaatgattgaaatggaatttaaaataattggatataagcatagtatgcgtacttgcatatatgtaatccaagtccgggaaccataatataCATACCCGTttacgtactggttggtttagtgaaagtccgggaaccttgtacgcataccggtacgcgtactggcgtgaggttcaggtccgggaatttctgctgagtttggaagatatgcgtacccgttagcatacaggcgaacccaaacttagtatgggtacttaggtatgcgtacccatatgcatacctgagtaagttaagttctaaaatcgatttgttcatgaactaatacatttatataataaggaatacaatcttttgcaaacagtggctataatgttcatgacttgattcgagtgaaccaaaatcgattttgctttaattatgtcttgtatacttctatgagaatataaacaattgaacaactctagaactagtttcatttgagtcatttgaactagttatggttaagatgaaaagtttgatatgaaagtgttcatatgggtaacttcagttaactattgttgagccaacaaggtgtacacgtttaggtacggttactcatatttaaacgaagtcacttttcatttgtgtataacaagctaagttcgatctaacggttgaaagatattatcttgagtctaatcaggtttccatctaacggtgaatattgaatgctttgttaccaaggtagcattgattgcaaaccctgattcgaagactatataaaggagaactctagcaactgggaaacctaatccccacacctcttgtgtaatactagttgcgactagagtcgattctactttaaccttaggtttttcacgaaactctgtaggttaacaacttgaagacttcattgggattgtgaagccaaacccaactattttctctgtagttgcgtgttctgatcttgctgttttctatcgtgattgagtactatcttctctaagat comes from Papaver somniferum cultivar HN1 chromosome 7, ASM357369v1, whole genome shotgun sequence and encodes:
- the LOC113298663 gene encoding lactoylglutathione lyase isoform X1 — protein: MASSLITSSFSRLSLFQYPTKNPLFSTPCNINHKIKNLNRFRSVCSSMASGPKESPSNNPGLHSTPDEATKGYFMQQTMFRIKDPKISLDFYSRVLGMSLLKRLDFPEMKFSLYFMGYEKVETAPTDPSQRTVWTFGQKATIELTHNWGTESDPEFKGYHNGNSDPRGFGHIGITVDDTYKACERFESLGVEFVKKPDDGKMEGIAFIKDPDGYWIEIFDLKSIGNVATAAA
- the LOC113298663 gene encoding lactoylglutathione lyase isoform X2 — its product is MASGPKESPSNNPGLHSTPDEATKGYFMQQTMFRIKDPKISLDFYSRVLGMSLLKRLDFPEMKFSLYFMGYEKVETAPTDPSQRTVWTFGQKATIELTHNWGTESDPEFKGYHNGNSDPRGFGHIGITVDDTYKACERFESLGVEFVKKPDDGKMEGIAFIKDPDGYWIEIFDLKSIGNVATAAA